From Tachypleus tridentatus isolate NWPU-2018 chromosome 8, ASM421037v1, whole genome shotgun sequence, a single genomic window includes:
- the LOC143222582 gene encoding uncharacterized protein LOC143222582 isoform X4: MLKLVIQFPSVDSADSPMWLCYEKNTHASSISKRSLVEQELTPSVVEVIKIINQEGLLPGIKVVADWQIINSDIIVTYGECLHNFGQLLARLPKTGVNFNSEKECFTASSTEKSFSGAGVEQPVGQRKQMMWNMAHLWLKAEVNDLESKVKGGGFPNFPLIWFLTLAPSVNIWHC, from the exons atgttaaaattagtgattcaattcccctcggtggactcagcagatagcccaatgtggctttgctatgagaaaaacacacacgccagTTCAATTAGTAAAAG GTCTCTAGTGGAACAGGAATTGACACCCTCAGTAGTTGAAGTCATTAAAATCATCAACCAAGAAGGACTTTTGCCGGGTATCAAAGTTGTTGCTGATTGGCAAATCATCAACAGTGACATTATTGTAACTTATGGAGAG TGTCTTCACAATTTTGGCCAGTTATTAGCTAGGCTCCCAAAGACAGGAGTCAATTTTAACTCTGAAAAAGAATGCTTTACTGCAAGTAGCACAGAAAAAAGTTTCAGTGGAGCT GGAGTTGAGCAACCTGTAGGTCAAAGAAAACAGATGATGTGGAACATGGCTCATCTGTGGTTGAAG GCTGAAGTGAATGATTTGGAATCTAAAGTGAAAGGAGGAGGATTTCCCAACTTTCCTCTTATCTGGTTCCTGACATTAGCTCCTTCTGTCAACATTTGGCATTGTTAA
- the LOC143222582 gene encoding uncharacterized protein LOC143222582 isoform X2, whose translation MLKLVIQFPSVDSADSPMWLCYEKNTHASSISKRSLVEQELTPSVVEVIKIINQEGLLPGIKVVADWQIINSDIIVTYGEVFLCIQCLHNFGQLLARLPKTGVNFNSEKECFTASSTEKSFSGAGVEQPVGQRKQMMWNMAHLWLKAEVNDLESKVKGGGFPNFPLIWFLTLAPSVNIWHC comes from the exons atgttaaaattagtgattcaattcccctcggtggactcagcagatagcccaatgtggctttgctatgagaaaaacacacacgccagTTCAATTAGTAAAAG GTCTCTAGTGGAACAGGAATTGACACCCTCAGTAGTTGAAGTCATTAAAATCATCAACCAAGAAGGACTTTTGCCGGGTATCAAAGTTGTTGCTGATTGGCAAATCATCAACAGTGACATTATTGTAACTTATGGAGAG GTTTTTCTCTGCATACAGTGTCTTCACAATTTTGGCCAGTTATTAGCTAGGCTCCCAAAGACAGGAGTCAATTTTAACTCTGAAAAAGAATGCTTTACTGCAAGTAGCACAGAAAAAAGTTTCAGTGGAGCT GGAGTTGAGCAACCTGTAGGTCAAAGAAAACAGATGATGTGGAACATGGCTCATCTGTGGTTGAAG GCTGAAGTGAATGATTTGGAATCTAAAGTGAAAGGAGGAGGATTTCCCAACTTTCCTCTTATCTGGTTCCTGACATTAGCTCCTTCTGTCAACATTTGGCATTGTTAA
- the LOC143222582 gene encoding uncharacterized protein LOC143222582 isoform X1: MLKLVIQFPSVDSADSPMWLCYEKNTHASSISKRSLVEQELTPSVVEVIKIINQEGLLPGIKVVADWQIINSDIIVTYGEVFLCIQCLHNFGQLLARLPKTGVNFNSEKECFTASSTEKSFSGAVSTEAGVEQPVGQRKQMMWNMAHLWLKAEVNDLESKVKGGGFPNFPLIWFLTLAPSVNIWHC, from the exons atgttaaaattagtgattcaattcccctcggtggactcagcagatagcccaatgtggctttgctatgagaaaaacacacacgccagTTCAATTAGTAAAAG GTCTCTAGTGGAACAGGAATTGACACCCTCAGTAGTTGAAGTCATTAAAATCATCAACCAAGAAGGACTTTTGCCGGGTATCAAAGTTGTTGCTGATTGGCAAATCATCAACAGTGACATTATTGTAACTTATGGAGAG GTTTTTCTCTGCATACAGTGTCTTCACAATTTTGGCCAGTTATTAGCTAGGCTCCCAAAGACAGGAGTCAATTTTAACTCTGAAAAAGAATGCTTTACTGCAAGTAGCACAGAAAAAAGTTTCAGTGGAGCTGTAAGTACTGAGGCT GGAGTTGAGCAACCTGTAGGTCAAAGAAAACAGATGATGTGGAACATGGCTCATCTGTGGTTGAAG GCTGAAGTGAATGATTTGGAATCTAAAGTGAAAGGAGGAGGATTTCCCAACTTTCCTCTTATCTGGTTCCTGACATTAGCTCCTTCTGTCAACATTTGGCATTGTTAA
- the LOC143222582 gene encoding uncharacterized protein LOC143222582 isoform X3 encodes MLKLVIQFPSVDSADSPMWLCYEKNTHASSISKRSLVEQELTPSVVEVIKIINQEGLLPGIKVVADWQIINSDIIVTYGECLHNFGQLLARLPKTGVNFNSEKECFTASSTEKSFSGAVSTEAGVEQPVGQRKQMMWNMAHLWLKAEVNDLESKVKGGGFPNFPLIWFLTLAPSVNIWHC; translated from the exons atgttaaaattagtgattcaattcccctcggtggactcagcagatagcccaatgtggctttgctatgagaaaaacacacacgccagTTCAATTAGTAAAAG GTCTCTAGTGGAACAGGAATTGACACCCTCAGTAGTTGAAGTCATTAAAATCATCAACCAAGAAGGACTTTTGCCGGGTATCAAAGTTGTTGCTGATTGGCAAATCATCAACAGTGACATTATTGTAACTTATGGAGAG TGTCTTCACAATTTTGGCCAGTTATTAGCTAGGCTCCCAAAGACAGGAGTCAATTTTAACTCTGAAAAAGAATGCTTTACTGCAAGTAGCACAGAAAAAAGTTTCAGTGGAGCTGTAAGTACTGAGGCT GGAGTTGAGCAACCTGTAGGTCAAAGAAAACAGATGATGTGGAACATGGCTCATCTGTGGTTGAAG GCTGAAGTGAATGATTTGGAATCTAAAGTGAAAGGAGGAGGATTTCCCAACTTTCCTCTTATCTGGTTCCTGACATTAGCTCCTTCTGTCAACATTTGGCATTGTTAA
- the LOC143222582 gene encoding uncharacterized protein LOC143222582 isoform X5, translating into MSLHACHTGFQGSSPAWQYAEQLHGPSTSFIPDIPPLPPFPLDDEGVTDDEALASMLVSWYMSGYHTGYYQALRQMRTESCECQEHGNKKCCLRCSS; encoded by the exons ATGTCACTTCATGCATGTCATACAGGTTTTCAG GGTTCCAGTCCAGCTTGGCAGTATGCTGAACAACTCCATGGACCATCTACATCTTTT aTTCCAGATATTCCACCACTACCACCTTTTCCTCTGGATGATGAAGGTGTCACAGATGACGAAGCTCTAGCTTCAATGCTGGTGTCATGGTATATGAGTGGATACCATACTGGTTACTATCAG GCCTTACGACAAATGCGTACTGAAAGCTGTGAATGTCAAGAACATGGCAATAAAAAATGTTGTCTTCGTTGTTCATCATGA